A part of Polynucleobacter sp. MG-Unter2-18 genomic DNA contains:
- a CDS encoding magnesium chelatase subunit H: MRVSIITMDTHLSSATERARYALKKKLPSLELSIHAASSWTVDAKALENCITDIESADILIVTMLFMEDHYKPVIEALKARREHCDAMICAMSAGEVVSLTRMGGFDMGKPATGLMALLKRLRGNKEKAQTGGAAQMRMLRRLPKILRFIPGNAQDVRAYFLTLQYWLGGSEENLFHMVTNLVNRYAAGERAVLKTKEKLVEPVIYPDNGIYHPRLKGRMSESINDLPKLVSDRKSKGRVGLLLLRSYILAGNTLHYDSVIAAIEAQGLQVLPIFAVGLDARPAIDQFFYQNGEKVVDAVVSLTGFSLVGGPAYNDAKAAEEILASLDVPYLAAQPLEFQTLNEWGSSDRGLLPVENTLMIAIPELDGAIVPMVFGGRAGDANVQCKGCHKGCVFEASINRHDMHTCIERTAMLAARVSKLIALRKAERADRKVALVMFNFPPNAGRVGTAAHLSVFESVFNTLKSLKAEGYSVDVPASIDEFRDMILIGNAKEHGTDANVHAMISAADHIRREPWLKEIEAQWGPAPGNLLSNGSSLFVLGKQFGNVFVALQPGFGYEGDPMRLLYEKGFAPTHAFSAFYRYIREDFAASAVLHFGTHGALEFMPGKQSGMSGACWPDRLIHDLPNLYIYASNNPSEGAIAKRRAGATLISYLTPPVSQAGLYQGLLEFKEAVEHWRKLVPNEAAQSWSETEQELLNSMQAQAVELEFSSPEPLWKNLSSSEVNQIVMRLNEQILELEYTLIPYGLHVLGSPLSMEQSLDMLVSFLSVQEGELKNIDRASIEKLINSDSLEQFVKAQKLNLTPTLRAELEELLAVYSELQADSEMQGVMKALEGRYIRPAPGGDVLRNPQVLPTGRNIHGFDPFRIPSKFAMKDGLAQANMLLDRYKADGNPLPESIAMVLWGTDNLKTEGGPIAQILALMGASPRFDSFGRLAGAQLVSLEELGRPRIDVMVSISGIFRDLMPLQIRILAEAAYLAACADEPLEKNFIRKHTLAYQAQNGCDLETAALRVFGNAESAYGANVNMMIDNGLWKDENELAETYTRRKSFAYGRTGVPMLQSELLNNILANVELTYQNLDSIELGVTTIDTYFDTLGGVSRAVRRAKGGKAAPVYIGDQTRGTAVVRTLNEQVSLETRSRMLNPKWYEGMLKHGYEGVRQLESHLTNTVGWSATTGQVEPWVYQHLTQTFILDPEMRERLMKLNPASSAKVASRLLEASERNYWKPEPSVLETLRRVANDFEDRLEGVYEGVPI, from the coding sequence ATGAGAGTCTCTATCATTACGATGGATACGCACTTGAGTAGCGCGACAGAGAGAGCTCGTTATGCCCTCAAGAAAAAGCTACCCAGTCTTGAGTTAAGTATTCATGCGGCTTCTAGTTGGACTGTGGATGCTAAAGCTCTAGAAAACTGCATTACCGATATTGAGTCTGCAGACATTCTGATTGTGACCATGCTCTTTATGGAGGATCACTACAAACCAGTGATTGAGGCCTTAAAAGCGCGTCGTGAACACTGTGATGCCATGATTTGCGCAATGTCAGCAGGTGAAGTGGTTTCCCTGACTCGTATGGGCGGGTTTGATATGGGTAAGCCAGCAACTGGCTTGATGGCTTTGTTAAAGCGTTTGCGTGGAAATAAAGAGAAAGCTCAAACTGGTGGTGCAGCTCAAATGCGCATGTTGCGCCGACTGCCAAAAATTCTCCGATTTATTCCAGGTAATGCGCAAGATGTCAGAGCCTATTTCTTAACACTGCAATATTGGTTAGGTGGTTCCGAAGAGAACCTCTTCCATATGGTGACCAACTTAGTTAATCGCTATGCCGCTGGTGAGAGAGCAGTTTTAAAGACTAAAGAAAAGCTCGTTGAGCCTGTTATTTACCCTGATAACGGTATTTATCATCCACGGCTCAAAGGCCGCATGAGTGAGTCTATTAACGATTTACCTAAATTGGTTTCTGATAGGAAATCTAAGGGTCGTGTTGGTTTGCTGTTGCTCAGATCCTATATTTTGGCTGGCAATACTTTGCATTATGACTCAGTTATCGCCGCAATTGAGGCACAAGGACTGCAAGTTCTGCCTATATTTGCAGTAGGTTTGGATGCAAGACCAGCTATCGACCAATTCTTTTATCAAAATGGCGAGAAAGTAGTTGATGCGGTTGTATCGCTTACCGGGTTCTCCTTGGTTGGTGGTCCTGCATATAACGATGCAAAAGCAGCTGAGGAGATACTCGCCTCTTTAGATGTGCCTTACCTCGCAGCACAGCCTTTAGAGTTTCAGACTCTTAATGAATGGGGCAGTTCTGATCGAGGACTCCTGCCAGTAGAAAACACGCTGATGATCGCGATACCAGAGCTCGATGGTGCGATTGTCCCAATGGTGTTTGGTGGCAGAGCAGGTGATGCGAATGTTCAGTGCAAGGGTTGCCATAAGGGCTGCGTATTTGAGGCCAGCATTAATCGTCATGACATGCATACCTGCATAGAACGTACAGCAATGTTAGCTGCGCGCGTATCAAAACTGATTGCCTTACGCAAAGCCGAGCGTGCCGACCGTAAAGTGGCGCTGGTGATGTTTAACTTTCCCCCAAATGCGGGAAGGGTTGGTACTGCGGCTCATTTAAGTGTTTTTGAATCTGTATTCAATACCTTAAAAAGCCTTAAAGCAGAGGGCTATAGTGTTGATGTACCCGCATCTATCGATGAATTCCGTGACATGATTTTGATTGGTAATGCGAAAGAGCATGGCACTGATGCTAATGTTCATGCAATGATTAGCGCCGCAGATCATATTCGTCGCGAGCCTTGGTTAAAAGAGATTGAAGCGCAGTGGGGCCCAGCTCCTGGAAATCTCCTGAGTAATGGATCATCACTTTTTGTGCTCGGCAAACAGTTTGGTAATGTGTTTGTAGCGCTTCAGCCTGGGTTTGGTTACGAAGGCGATCCGATGCGCTTGTTATATGAGAAGGGTTTTGCACCAACTCATGCTTTCTCTGCCTTTTATCGTTACATTCGTGAAGACTTTGCAGCATCCGCTGTATTGCATTTTGGAACCCACGGTGCATTGGAATTTATGCCAGGTAAGCAATCGGGTATGTCGGGTGCCTGCTGGCCTGATCGCTTGATTCATGATTTACCAAATCTCTATATTTATGCTTCAAACAATCCATCTGAAGGTGCGATTGCTAAACGCCGTGCTGGTGCAACCTTAATTAGTTATCTGACACCACCGGTTTCACAAGCAGGCCTATATCAAGGCTTGCTGGAATTTAAAGAAGCAGTTGAGCATTGGCGTAAGTTGGTTCCAAATGAAGCAGCACAATCTTGGAGCGAAACCGAGCAAGAGTTACTTAACTCAATGCAAGCACAAGCAGTCGAACTTGAATTTTCTTCGCCAGAACCTCTATGGAAGAATTTAAGTTCAAGTGAAGTCAACCAGATTGTGATGCGTCTGAACGAGCAAATTTTGGAACTAGAGTACACGCTGATTCCTTATGGCCTTCATGTGCTTGGTAGTCCACTGAGTATGGAGCAAAGCTTAGATATGTTGGTAAGCTTCTTATCTGTTCAAGAGGGCGAGCTCAAAAATATTGATCGAGCTAGCATTGAAAAGCTGATCAATAGCGATAGTTTGGAGCAGTTTGTAAAAGCCCAAAAACTCAATCTGACTCCTACACTACGTGCCGAGCTAGAGGAATTACTAGCAGTGTATAGCGAGCTACAAGCTGATAGTGAAATGCAGGGTGTGATGAAGGCCCTAGAGGGGCGCTACATTCGTCCAGCACCTGGTGGCGATGTCCTGCGCAACCCACAGGTATTGCCAACTGGTCGAAATATTCATGGCTTCGATCCTTTCCGTATCCCAAGTAAATTTGCAATGAAGGATGGTCTAGCTCAAGCGAATATGCTCTTGGATCGTTATAAAGCAGATGGCAATCCATTGCCAGAGTCGATTGCGATGGTCTTGTGGGGAACTGACAACCTAAAAACTGAAGGTGGACCGATTGCCCAGATTTTGGCGCTGATGGGTGCATCACCACGCTTTGATAGCTTCGGCAGATTAGCTGGCGCTCAACTAGTTTCTTTGGAAGAGTTGGGTAGACCCAGAATTGACGTCATGGTTTCCATTTCAGGGATATTCAGAGATCTGATGCCTTTGCAAATCCGCATTCTTGCAGAGGCAGCCTACTTAGCGGCTTGTGCTGATGAGCCTCTTGAGAAAAACTTTATTAGAAAACATACCTTAGCTTATCAAGCTCAGAACGGCTGTGATCTTGAGACTGCTGCGTTACGGGTCTTTGGCAATGCTGAGAGTGCTTACGGTGCCAATGTCAATATGATGATTGATAACGGCTTATGGAAAGATGAAAACGAGTTAGCTGAAACTTATACTCGTCGCAAAAGCTTTGCATACGGAAGAACCGGTGTGCCCATGCTGCAAAGCGAGCTTCTCAACAATATTCTGGCTAATGTTGAGCTCACTTATCAAAACCTGGACTCCATTGAGCTTGGTGTCACCACAATCGATACTTATTTTGATACCTTGGGCGGTGTTAGTAGAGCGGTGAGGAGAGCGAAGGGTGGAAAAGCTGCGCCCGTGTATATTGGCGACCAAACTCGTGGTACTGCCGTAGTTAGAACGCTCAATGAACAGGTATCACTAGAGACCCGTTCACGCATGCTTAATCCAAAGTGGTACGAAGGAATGCTCAAGCATGGTTACGAAGGTGTTCGCCAACTAGAAAGTCATCTGACCAATACTGTTGGCTGGTCTGCTACGACTGGTCAAGTAGAGCCTTGGGTGTATCAGCATTTGACACAAACATTCATATTAGATCCAGAAATGCGAGAGCGATTGATGAAACTCAATCCAGCTTCGTCAGCAAAAGTTGCAAGTCGACTATTGGAAGCATCAGAAAGAAATTATTGGAAGCCAGAGCCATCAGTATTAGAGACCTTGCGTCGCGTTGCTAATGACTTTGAAGATCGACTTGAAGGCGTTTATGAGGGAGTACCTATTTAA
- the bchB gene encoding ferredoxin:protochlorophyllide reductase (ATP-dependent) subunit B, translated as MQLTLWTYEGPPHIGAMRIATSMTDLHYVLHAPQGDTYADLLFTMIGRAKTRPPVTYTTFQARDLGGDTAQLFQDSVNSAYERFQPKAMIVGASCTAELIQDDPGGLARALTLPIPVIALELPSYQKKENWGASETFYHIVRGLVAFDKSISAQQYQEMRATNAKQDQKPSCNILGPTALGFRNRDDIQEIKSLLEAMGIEVKVVAPLNASVADITQLPQADFNVMLYPEVAQLTCTWLQKTFGQPFTKTIPIGTKATRAFVQEVAALANINPEAFLKSQDERAHWYAKSVDSTYLTDKRVFIFGDASHVIAAAKVASEEIGFKVVGLGTYSREFAREVREAAKLYEVEALITDDYLEVEEKVAELTPDLVLGTQMERHIAKRLGVPCAVISAPVHVQDFPARYSPQMGFEGANVLFDTWIHPLMMGLEEHLIMMFRDDFEFSAKAAPSHLGHSAAVKENLHSPAPQSNEVAPVVSHTQVNAEIFSGTEPAKLWDAEAEKELGKIPFFVRGKARRNTEKFAVEHGISHITIETLYDAKAHYGR; from the coding sequence ATGCAACTGACACTTTGGACATATGAAGGCCCACCACACATTGGTGCAATGCGTATTGCTACCTCGATGACCGATTTGCACTATGTCTTGCATGCACCACAGGGTGATACCTACGCTGACTTATTGTTTACGATGATTGGACGCGCTAAAACCCGTCCGCCTGTTACCTATACGACATTTCAGGCAAGAGACTTGGGTGGTGATACAGCGCAGTTATTCCAGGATTCTGTCAATTCTGCATATGAACGTTTCCAGCCTAAAGCCATGATCGTAGGTGCTTCATGTACTGCAGAATTAATTCAGGACGATCCAGGTGGTTTGGCAAGAGCACTCACTTTACCAATTCCTGTGATTGCACTTGAACTCCCTTCGTATCAGAAAAAAGAAAACTGGGGCGCTTCAGAAACTTTTTATCACATTGTCCGTGGATTAGTGGCGTTCGATAAATCTATTAGTGCCCAGCAGTATCAAGAGATGCGTGCCACTAATGCTAAGCAGGATCAAAAGCCGAGCTGCAACATTCTCGGACCTACTGCATTAGGATTTAGAAATCGCGACGATATTCAAGAAATCAAGTCTCTATTGGAGGCGATGGGTATCGAGGTGAAAGTGGTTGCACCACTCAATGCCTCAGTTGCAGACATCACCCAATTACCTCAGGCAGACTTTAATGTCATGCTGTATCCAGAAGTTGCTCAACTGACCTGTACTTGGTTACAGAAAACATTTGGTCAGCCTTTCACAAAGACGATTCCAATTGGCACTAAAGCAACTAGAGCCTTTGTTCAGGAAGTGGCTGCATTAGCCAATATCAACCCAGAGGCTTTTTTAAAGTCCCAAGATGAGCGGGCCCATTGGTACGCAAAATCAGTTGACTCTACTTATCTCACCGATAAGCGAGTATTTATATTTGGCGATGCAAGCCATGTCATTGCTGCTGCAAAAGTGGCATCAGAAGAAATTGGCTTTAAGGTAGTTGGCTTAGGAACATACAGCCGCGAATTTGCCCGCGAAGTTCGTGAAGCTGCAAAGCTGTATGAAGTAGAGGCTTTGATTACCGATGACTATTTAGAGGTCGAGGAAAAAGTTGCTGAGCTCACCCCAGACTTAGTCTTGGGTACGCAGATGGAGCGCCATATCGCTAAAAGATTAGGTGTTCCCTGCGCCGTGATTTCTGCACCAGTTCATGTGCAAGACTTTCCAGCACGCTACTCACCACAGATGGGATTTGAAGGTGCCAATGTATTGTTTGACACCTGGATTCATCCACTCATGATGGGTCTTGAAGAGCATCTGATTATGATGTTCCGCGATGATTTTGAATTTAGTGCTAAGGCTGCACCTTCCCATCTAGGGCATTCAGCAGCTGTTAAAGAAAACTTGCACTCACCAGCACCTCAATCCAATGAGGTCGCTCCAGTAGTTAGCCACACTCAGGTAAACGCTGAGATATTTAGTGGTACAGAGCCAGCAAAATTATGGGATGCAGAAGCGGAAAAAGAATTGGGAAAAATTCCATTCTTCGTTAGAGGTAAAGCACGACGCAATACCGAGAAGTTCGCAGTTGAGCATGGCATTAGCCATATCACGATTGAAACGCTCTACGACGCAAAGGCTCACTATGGTAGATAA